TCCCGCGAAGATGCCATACTAATCAGCAAAGATGTCGGCACCATTTCCTGATGATACGTGAGCACAGCTACATAGATAGAAGGTAAAACAAGAGAAAATATCATAAATACAAACCGCAACAGACGAATAGCTGAACTAATTAAGAAACGTTGGTAATAATCTTCAGGCGATTGAAGTAAAGAAAAGAAACTAATCGGAGCAATTAAGACAAAAGGTGTACCATCCATCAGAATTACTACACGTCCCTCTAAGAGATTCGCAGCAGCTACATCCGGCCGTTCTGTATTAATAAGTTGCGGAAAGGGGGAATAAGGATTATCTTCAATCAATTCCTCGATATAACCACTTTCTAATATGCTATCTATGTCAATGCGCCGCAATCGGTTTTCAACTTCCTCAATTAGTGTTTCATTCGCAAGTCCTTCTATATAAGCAATTACAACCGAAGTATCCGTATAGCGACCGGTTTGTATTAATTTCATCTTGAAATTAGGACTTTTGATTCTTCTGCGAAGTAAGGAGGTGTTAACTGACAATGTTTCCACAAAACCTTCACGCGGTCCTCGTACGACATTCTCAGCTACCGGTTCTTCAATTGAACGCTTTTCCCATTTCGCAAGCCCTAACGCGAGCCCTGACATTTCCTGGTGCACGAGAAGTACAGGGTTTCCGCTGGAGATATTCTCTATACAATCTGTAAATGTCCTGACTTCTTTCGTCTTGGAAAGATGTATCTGTTTTTCTAACACTTCCAGTGGATTAAGCCCGCCCCCCTCCACTTCCGACATAAGTGGAGAAAGCACATGAGTATGAATCTCCTCTACATTAGATAATCCTTCTACATAAATAAGAACTGCTCTCATTTGTCCACGAATCAAAAACATATGAAAAACCACATCAAAACAATCCTGATACATAGAGCGAAGAATCTCTAAATTTTCATCTAGATCCGAAGAAAGTAAAACTTGTTGTTGCTGATCAATCTTTTTTTGATTCTTTTGAAAAAACATGAACAGCTCCTTTCTTTTATTCCATGTTGTATGAAAACTACCCTTATCTTGCGATATATCTAGAAAATCTATCCAATATAATTAAAAAATTCTTCAATTTATTTATGACTCTTTAAATTGACTGACAGAGAATTGAACCACATTATATTTTAAAGGCTGTTAAATCATATTTTCTTCCCTTCTTTTCACCTGTGTACGGAATTTGCATCATGTGCATTAACCTCTTTATAACTGAGCTGGATTCGATGTTTAGAAATTCTTTTAACTCTCTATTTGTAACCGTCGTTCCTAAAAGAAGCGCATAATCTTGCACAGCATATGTATGTGCTTCTATGGAAAAAGCATTGCACTTCGGACAACGCCATCCAGTTCTTACTTTCATCATTACAAAAGACAAACATTCTGAACACTGTATACCTTTTTGTAATTCCTCTTTTGTAATATTATGTTGCTCAAGAAGATTTTGTTGTAATGGGGAATGTTCGATCATAATATGTTCTACTAATTTTTCTAATTTCTTGGCTGATAACTGTTTCTTTACATGTACATTTTCTAACTGCTTAATTTTATTTGGGAGATTTGCACTATGGGTAATATTTTGGAGAAGTTCTGGATTATGAAATGAAGTTTTAATAATTGTACGCGGTGTACTAATCACAATGAGGGACTCAATTGGAAGGTTAGAAATACCATATAAATGAAGCCACTTTCGAAATTGCACTTCTTGTCTTTTTATTTGCAATATCGGGTCTGGAAATCCTTCTGAATGTTGCTCTGATATGCGGATGAGCTGATGAAATTCCGTATCAAAAAACAATGTCCCTGTTATATTTTTAATTTCTAGAAAGAGTATAAAGCGTGAGGATATGATGAGGGTGTCAATTTGAAAAAAATGCTTCTGATCAAAGAGTCTTATATCATGCAAAATATAATACTCCTTATCTGGTAGAAAGCTAAGCGGGTAATCTACCGCTTGTTCTCCTTTATATCCAGCATTCTGTTTCGCAAACTTTTCAGCAATTCTATCTCTTTTTGGGTGATTTGCAGGCAATCTTCTCAATAATGCTTCTAATTGACGCAAATAAATCGGCTTTTTCCGTTCTTTCACAATCATTTTCAGCACCCCTTTAAAATATATCGGGGCTTCGACATGGAATATCAACATCTCGCCAAATTTTTTCCGTAAAATGTGATTCAAACCATAAACTCGCCTCATTTTGAAGCATAAGTTTACCGTAAATCACAGTTTTTAGAAGCGTTCTTTATAAAATTTGAAACATACTATTGCCAAAATTTGTTTCCCCCCTTAACTTTGCCAAGAATAGCTTGTCCCCTCAAATGTCACTTCCAATTATTTACCAAAAATTAAAACAAATATACAAACAATGACTTAAGAAGAGAAGATAAACTAAAAGGAGACCTACGAAAAACGTTGGAGAAATTATAGGAAGTCTCACTAACGAAAGGACTTAAAACTCACGCCAAGAATTTTTTTGAAAGTTATCATTGTATTTTCCTTTTGAAATTCCTCCTGTAGATTGATTCCTCTATAAGATAAAGTTAAGTTCATAAACAATGATAATGAAAAAGCAAGTTCCCTCAATTAACAGGTCACTTGCTTTAACTTCTATCATGTTCTTAGCATGCTTCACCAGAGTATCTTCTACATCAGCTTCCATCACCACATATATAATAGTGAGCTCCATTATATAATGAATTTAAAGAAATCATCCTGTATAAACCGTTGCGATAATCACTCTTATTTTATGGATACGCCCTATCATTACTGCCTAGATCTAATTAACAAGGAACGAAATTTTCTACACGTCGCAAGTTCATTTATCCACAATATAATTAATGTGCGCCACTTAATTTAACTAGAATCTTTGCTTGAGACTTATCATGAATTAATGCTTCAAAGCCTTGTTCAGCAATATTATCTATATCAACTTTACTTGTAATAATTGATTGCGCCGGTAATCTTCCATTAGCAAGTAATTCAATGACCTCGTTATAAGTTTCATTGCTATATCCCACAGATCCCATTAATTTTACGCCGCTAAAGAGTAGGGATGAAGGAGCATTAAATTGGATATCCTGGGTGTGAAAGCTGATAACCATCATTGTGCCACGAACTTTAGTTGATTGAATGGCTTGATTAAATGTTGACTCAACACCTGCAGCTTCAAATACAACATCTGCTCCATCTGGGAATAATTTACGAATTTCTTCAACAGGGTTCACTTCTCTAGCATTAAAGACGTGTGTTGCACCCAATTCAGTTGCTTTGTCGAGTCGACTATCCAATAAATCGACAACAATAATATTAGAAACACCTGCAGCTTTTGCCCCTAATACAGCAAATAGCCCGATAGGACCTGCGCCATAGACAACAATAGTATCTCCTTCTTTTACATTTGAATCCTTAACTGATTGAAAAGATACAGCTGCTGGTTCTACCATTGCTGCTAATTCTAGTGGTAAAGTATCTGGAATTTTAAAAATCGTTTTTTGTGGAAGTATCGCGTATTCTGCAAACCCTCCGTCGATTTGTGCTCCAACCGCGTCTAAAGTGATGAAACGTTCAATTTCAGCATTTGAAGGATCTTTAAGCATCATTGGATAGATACATACTCTGTCACCTTCTTTAAATTTCGTAACATGAGAACCTACCTCTACAATTTCACCAGAAAACTCATGTCCGAGTACCATATTCCTATTCATTGGCACTGAATCCGGATGCAAGTATGCATGTAAATCAGAACCACAAATACCAGTCCATGCTACTTTAACTTTCACATCATTGGGTTGTAATTCTTTCACTTCTCTTTCCTCAATACGAATATCTTTTTCACCATACCATACTGCAGCCTTCATAAAAAATCCTCCTTTAAATCATTCAAATATTATATATAATTTTTCATGTAACTTTAGATTGTAATTCATGTTTTAAAACATGAAAGCAATTTTCTTTTGCTCTTTAACCTTCCCCATCATTCCTTTCCTCCTTTGCTATGTTCATTAATCTATCATAGGTTTTGAAGGAATTCGATGAGCAAAAAATAGCATATATCTCAAAGTGAGACATATATTTCAAAGCGGTTCATTTATCTATAAATTCTTAGAAATCTGAATTAATTCTTCTTTTGAATATGGATATTCATTTCCTATCCATTTTTTTATAATCTCAAAAAAACCACTACAGTAGAAATCACATAGTACCCTTGGATAATCAGAGTTTTGAATTCGTTTGGAAAGTGGATCATTATATTCCATTGAATTTTCATATAAATTTTCTGCACCAAACTGAATTAATTTTTCGTATAACTCAAGGCTATTATTTTTACTGGTAATATTAAAAAACAATGTACGATTAACATCTATGTATTCGATTATCTCCTCAAACAATGTACGTTCTAAATCGGAACCTTGCTTTGTTTGTTCAAAGAGGTTTATTGCAATGGAATTTGACACCTCACTAAATAACACATATTTATCTTCGTAATGACGGTAAAATGTGCTTCTATGAATCATTGCTTTTTCACAAATATGATTAATTGTGATGGATGAAAATGTTTTTTCTTTTAATAATTCCATGAACGCATCTTTTATTATGTTTTTTGTGCGTAAACGTGTAAAATTGCTCAATTCAAGTATCCTCCTATATTTAACTCCTAAGTAATGCTTGAAATTATAATAGTTTTGACTGCATAGTCCTGTTTCTTTTAGTATGCCTAAATCCATAATAATATGGAATTCTTTCTCCTAAATATAATACTTTTTATGAGACTGAGATGGATACTATAGACTTGTATTCATTAAAAAATAA
The window above is part of the Bacillus cytotoxicus NVH 391-98 genome. Proteins encoded here:
- a CDS encoding spore germination protein, producing MFFQKNQKKIDQQQQVLLSSDLDENLEILRSMYQDCFDVVFHMFLIRGQMRAVLIYVEGLSNVEEIHTHVLSPLMSEVEGGGLNPLEVLEKQIHLSKTKEVRTFTDCIENISSGNPVLLVHQEMSGLALGLAKWEKRSIEEPVAENVVRGPREGFVETLSVNTSLLRRRIKSPNFKMKLIQTGRYTDTSVVIAYIEGLANETLIEEVENRLRRIDIDSILESGYIEELIEDNPYSPFPQLINTERPDVAAANLLEGRVVILMDGTPFVLIAPISFFSLLQSPEDYYQRFLISSAIRLLRFVFMIFSLVLPSIYVAVLTYHQEMVPTSLLISMASSRETVPFPALIEALMMEITFEALREAGVRLPKQVGAAVSIVGALVIGQAAVQAGLVSTPMIIVVAITGISSFMVPHYTQGIALRMLRFPIMFLAGSLGLLGVMLGVIAIVIHLCALRSFDIPYLTPIAPMNAHELKDTLIRVPWWKMNTRPHLTNEFNRYRQPPSQKPNPSEGDDL
- a CDS encoding nuclease-related domain-containing protein codes for the protein MIVKERKKPIYLRQLEALLRRLPANHPKRDRIAEKFAKQNAGYKGEQAVDYPLSFLPDKEYYILHDIRLFDQKHFFQIDTLIISSRFILFLEIKNITGTLFFDTEFHQLIRISEQHSEGFPDPILQIKRQEVQFRKWLHLYGISNLPIESLIVISTPRTIIKTSFHNPELLQNITHSANLPNKIKQLENVHVKKQLSAKKLEKLVEHIMIEHSPLQQNLLEQHNITKEELQKGIQCSECLSFVMMKVRTGWRCPKCNAFSIEAHTYAVQDYALLLGTTVTNRELKEFLNIESSSVIKRLMHMMQIPYTGEKKGRKYDLTAFKI
- a CDS encoding 2,3-butanediol dehydrogenase: MKAAVWYGEKDIRIEEREVKELQPNDVKVKVAWTGICGSDLHAYLHPDSVPMNRNMVLGHEFSGEIVEVGSHVTKFKEGDRVCIYPMMLKDPSNAEIERFITLDAVGAQIDGGFAEYAILPQKTIFKIPDTLPLELAAMVEPAAVSFQSVKDSNVKEGDTIVVYGAGPIGLFAVLGAKAAGVSNIIVVDLLDSRLDKATELGATHVFNAREVNPVEEIRKLFPDGADVVFEAAGVESTFNQAIQSTKVRGTMMVISFHTQDIQFNAPSSLLFSGVKLMGSVGYSNETYNEVIELLANGRLPAQSIITSKVDIDNIAEQGFEALIHDKSQAKILVKLSGAH
- a CDS encoding TetR/AcrR family transcriptional regulator, with translation MSNFTRLRTKNIIKDAFMELLKEKTFSSITINHICEKAMIHRSTFYRHYEDKYVLFSEVSNSIAINLFEQTKQGSDLERTLFEEIIEYIDVNRTLFFNITSKNNSLELYEKLIQFGAENLYENSMEYNDPLSKRIQNSDYPRVLCDFYCSGFFEIIKKWIGNEYPYSKEELIQISKNL